From one Nematostella vectensis chromosome 7, jaNemVect1.1, whole genome shotgun sequence genomic stretch:
- the LOC5507136 gene encoding thiopurine S-methyltransferase, producing MAEEWAKKWSTFGDKVPWHIPGPHPLLVKHLDRLTGGKKGLRILVPLCGITQDLIFLADQGHSVIGIEFVRAGIEMFFKKNDLEYTIDAINMAPSGAYVFKAKSKDITIFQCDYLHFRKSIAGGEIDAVWDRASLIAFLENKSNEEDIEIGKRPDAVRSIGPSCCPQSLLRDMCGDNWEVELLESVEMDPGEGFQNFKFDFSYTLNLNVLTPK from the exons ATGGCAGAGGAATGGGCCAAAAAGTGGTCAACGTTTGGGGATAAAGTCCCTTGGCATATTCCTGGGCCACATCCACTGCTAGTCAAGCATCTAGACCGACTGACTGGGGGCAAGAAAGGCCTCAGAATTCTAGTTCCTCTCTGTGGTATAACGCAAGACCTCATCTTTCTAGCAGACCAAGGTCATAGCGTTATTGGCATCGAATTTGTTCGTGCTGGAATTGAGATGTTCTTCAAGAAAAACGATCTGGAATACACTATCGATGCTATAAACATGGCGCCTTCGGGAGCGTACGTATTCAAGGCGAAAAGCAAAGACATCACGATATTTCAATGTGACTATCTTCACTTCCGTAAATCTATTGCCGGTGGCGAGATAGACGCGGTGTGGGACAGAGCTTCCCTGATAGCATTTCTCGAAAACAAATCAAACGAAGAAGATATCGAGATCGGAAAACG TCCCGATGCAGTGAGGTCTATTGGTCCATCTTGCTGCCCTCAGTCGCTTCTAAGGGACATGTGTGGCGATAATTGGGAAGTCGAGTTGTTAGAGTCGGTGGAAATGGACCCGGGCGAGGGGTTCCAAAACTTTAAATTTGACTTCAGTTACACACTTAATCTGAATGTTCTAACTCCTAAGTAG
- the LOC5507125 gene encoding thiopurine S-methyltransferase, giving the protein MAEEWAKKWSKFGDKVPWHIPGPHPLLVKHLDRLTGGKKGLRILVPLCGITQDLIFLADQGHSVIGIEFVRAGIEMFFKKNDLEYTIDAINMAPSGAYVFKAKSKDITIFQCDYLHFRKSIAGGEIDAVWDRASLVAFLENKSNEEDIEIGKRPDAVRSVGPSCCPQSLLRDMCGDNWEVELLEKVEMGPGEGFQNFKFDFSYTLNLNVLTAKLADFQ; this is encoded by the exons ATGGCAGAAGAATGGGCCAAAAAGTGGTCAAAGTTTGGGGATAAAGTCCCTTGGCATATTCCTGGGCCACATCCACTGCTAGTCAAGCATCTAGACCGACTGACTGGGGGCAAGAAAGGCCTCAGAATTCTAGTTCCTCTCTGTGGTATAACGCAAGACCTCATCTTTCTAGCAGACCAAGGTCATAGTGTTATTGGCATCGAATTTGTTCGTGCTGGAATTGAGATGTTCTTCAAGAAAAACGATCTGGAATACACTATAGATGCTATAAACATGGCGCCTTCGGGAGCGTACGTATTCAAGGCGAAAAGCAAAGATATCACGATATTTCAATGTGACTATCTTCACTTCCGTAAATCTATTGCCGGTGGCGAGATAGACGCGGTGTGGGACAGAGCTTCCCTGGTAGCATTTCTCGAAAACAAATCAAACGAAGAAGATATCGAGATCGGAAAACG TCCCGATGCAGTGAGGTCTGTTGGGCCATCTTGCTGCCCTCAGTCGCTTCTAAGGGACATGTGTGGCGATAATTGGGAAGTCGAGTTGTTAGAGAAGGTTGAAATGGGCCCGGGCGAAGGGTTCCAAAACTTTAAATTTGACTTCAGTTACACACTTAATCTGAATGTTCTAACTGCCAAGTTGGCAGATTTTCAATAG